The Achromobacter pestifer genome includes a region encoding these proteins:
- a CDS encoding sugar O-acetyltransferase → MANDDRSLIIPRRTPESTAMTANVKRAMTITAALNRLTFNDAAEVRALFSELIGKTVDESFLLIPPFYTTGGPDISVGRNVFVNQNCTFYDLGGLSIADDVMIGPNVSLITSGHPIEPSRRRDFVTAKPIVIERNVWIAAGATVIGGVTVGENSVIAAGSVVTKDVPANTLVGGNPARVIRSIAE, encoded by the coding sequence ATGGCAAATGACGACCGCAGCCTGATTATTCCCAGAAGAACGCCCGAATCAACGGCCATGACGGCCAACGTCAAACGCGCGATGACGATCACCGCAGCCCTAAACCGCCTGACCTTCAACGACGCCGCTGAAGTCCGCGCCTTGTTCAGCGAACTGATCGGCAAGACGGTCGATGAGAGCTTTCTGTTGATACCTCCGTTCTATACGACCGGAGGTCCCGACATCAGCGTCGGGCGCAATGTCTTCGTCAATCAGAACTGCACCTTCTATGACTTGGGTGGGTTGAGCATTGCCGATGACGTGATGATCGGGCCGAACGTCAGCCTCATTACGTCCGGCCATCCCATCGAACCGTCGCGGCGTCGCGACTTCGTCACTGCGAAGCCCATTGTGATCGAGAGGAATGTCTGGATCGCGGCGGGTGCGACCGTTATTGGTGGTGTGACTGTGGGCGAGAACTCGGTGATCGCGGCGGGTTCGGTGGTTACCAAGGATGTGCCTGCGAATACGCTGGTGGGTGGGAATCCGGCAAGGGTAATTCGGTCGATTGCTGAGTAA